A window from Mangifera indica cultivar Alphonso chromosome 2, CATAS_Mindica_2.1, whole genome shotgun sequence encodes these proteins:
- the LOC123200438 gene encoding protein DETOXIFICATION 24-like, with product MEESLLASETEDIRDLKGRVWVESKRIWKLAFPAMLSRVGQYGMFVVTQVFMGHIGELELAAYALIQTITVRFAYGILVGMSSANSTMCGQAFGAKQYHMLGIYLQRSWIINLTTATILLPVFIFSASIFKLLGQEEDIASKAGHISLWFIPIIYSYALMFNMQQFLQSQHKNVIIGWLSAASFALHVLLSWIFVSKLNLGIPGAMAAMIVASWLVTIALFLYIFCGWCPNTWKGFTLAALADLFPAVKLSLSSGVMICLELWYNAVLVLLAGYLKNATTEISAFSICINIIAWELTLCLGLVVACSVRVSNELGRGDAKAAIFSIKVNLTTTVLMGVLFSIICLVFGNRIGYIFTSDEQVADTVSSLSVLLAISVFLNSSQTIFTGAAIGSGRQGMVAYINICSYYLIGVPVGALLGYIADLKVEGIWIGMILGVVIQTLVLGYITWKTDWNEQVDKASKRLNRFKRPLEESDGN from the exons ATGGAAGAGAGCCTTCTTGCATCGGAAACTGAAGATATCAGAGATTTGAAAGGAAGAGTTTGGGTGGAATCGAAAAGGATATGGAAACTGGCTTTTCCTGCAATGTTATCCAGGGTGGGTCAATATGGAATGTTCGTGGTGACACAGGTGTTTATGGGACACATTGGTGAACTCGAGCTCGCTGCTTATGCACTCATTCAAACCATTACTGTGCGATTTGCTTATGGCATACTG GTAGGCATGTCAAGTGCAAATTCGACAATGTGTGGGCAAGCATTTGGGGCAAAACAGTACCACATGCTGGGAATTTACTTGCAAAGATCATGGATCATCAACCTCACTACTGCTACAATATTGCTGCCTGTGTTTATCTTCTCAGCTTCTATATTCAAACTACTTGGTCAGGAAGAAGATATAGCAAGTAAAGCAGGCCATATCTCCCTTTGGTTCATACCCATCATCTACTCTTATGCATTAATGTTTAACATGCAGCAGTTTTTACAATCCCAGCATAAAAACGTGATAATTGGCTGGCTGTCAGCAGCCTCATTTGCACTTCATGTTCTTCTTTCATGGATCTTTGTCTCCAAATTGAACTTGGGGATTCCTGGTGCAATGGCTGCCATGATTGTGGCAAGTTGGTTGGTCACAATTGCACTGTTCTTGTATATCTTCTGCGGTTGGTGCCCTAATACATGGAAAGGATTTACACTAGCCGCTTTGGCTGATTTGTTTCCTGCAGTAAAACTCTCTTTATCCTCAGGAGTGATGATATG CTTAGAATTATGGTACAATGCTGTTTTAGTCCTGCTAGCAGGATATTTGAAAAATGCCACGACTGAGATTTCTGCCTTCTCCATATG CATCAATATAATAGCTTGGGAATTAACATTATGCTTGGGGCTCGTCGTAGCTTGTAG TGTCCGTGTTTCAAATGAACTGGGGAGAGGAGATGCCAAGGCTGCAAtattttccatcaaagtcaaCTTAACCACCACAGTTTTGATGGGAGTATTGTTTTCGATAATTTGTCTAGTGTTTGGCAATAGAATTGGCTACATATTTACAAGTGATGAACAAGTAGCAGACACTGTTTCAAGTCTTTCTGTCCTACTAGCTATCTCGGTTTTTTTAAACAGTAGTCAGACAATATTCACAG GGGCTGCTATAGGTTCTGGCCGCCAAGGTATGGTTGCATATATTAACATTTGTAGTTATTATTTGATTGGAGTACCTGTTGGAGCTCTTCTTGGATATATAGCTGACCTCAAAGTAGAG GGTATTTGGATTGGGATGATTCTGGGTGTTGTGATTCAAACACTTGTTCTTGGCTACATAACCTGGAAAACTGATTGGAATGAGCAG GTGGATAAAGCATCAAAACGACTCAATCGTTTCAAAAGACCTTTGGAGGAATCAGATggcaattaa